Genomic window (Zingiber officinale cultivar Zhangliang chromosome 2B, Zo_v1.1, whole genome shotgun sequence):
atttattatcatgGTGTTTATACAGGATGTTTATTTGGTTTCTAGTTGAATCGATTTAAAATCCATCACTTTAGACTTGAgttttttaattatgaaattttggATGTTTTATGCTGTATGTTTCAAAATCTgggtgtaaaaaaaaaatatttaggtttatgttttttttaaaagtataaaGTTCTAGTGAGACTCTGCTATTTTTTTTAATACGGTAATTTACCAAAGGACGGATGTAAAGATCTGAATTTATCAAAAAGCGTATCCTATTTTGATATTTACCAAAGAACGCACCTTTTTAAGTACACTTCCTATTTTACCCTTCTGATAATTTAACTTTTtatatcgtttttcttttctccattacgtttctctctcttctctttttttttatcagCATgcagaaaaaaaatgaataacattagtcaatttttgaataacattttaatacatttgaagaagtaaaaataaacaatgaatagcatatttgaactccttgtaattttagaaatccattgAAACTAAAATGAATGtaatcggagttctctaggtcgatcagtgagttttggttaaaacccactgatggacctagagagctccgattgcacccatttcagtttctatggatttctgaaattataaggagttcaaatatggtgtccattattgaTTTTGGCTTTTGATAGATATTAACATGTAAAATGAAAGAATCGTCAAAaacacccacgttgggcctgatatggaatcatatcatgcCCATGTCTTTTtttaccgattctttgattttatatattaacatctatgaaaagctgaaataaataatgaataccatatttgaactccttgcaacatcagaaatccataggaactgaaatgggtgcaatcggagctccctaggtccatcagtgggtttcggtcaaaacccactgatggacctagagagttccgattgcacccattttagttcctatggatttctgatgttgcaaggagttcaaatatggtgtccattatttatttcgacttttaatagatataaatatatattaatagatatcaggcccaacgtgagcctgatatgaaatcataaacCAAGGCCTAGAAATGTCAGGCCAATAAGAAAAGCATATAATGCAATATGCATGGTGATGACACTTTTATTATACAGACAgaaatatcatacaggtactagACTTATAAAATGGTACTGATCATGTCAATTGAGCACATTGAAGGGTTCCTTTATTCATTAGCATAGACCTAAATTTGTCATTACCAAGCTTCTGTTGAGTTTAATATGATTGTGCATCATAGTCTTCTCATAGAGTATTTGTAAGCTTAACCACATAGACTTTTGAGAAACCTATATTCATGCCAAATTAAATGTCTCGGTGGAACACATTATCTAGACTGGTAATTAAGCTTTCATAAATCAGAAATATCATAACAAGATTAATCAAAGATGTTTTTGTCATAAGTGTCATATACAAAATGCAGCTTTTATAACCAGACAAGATAGCTTACCaagaaaataattaagataaatcaaaatgcATAGATGATAATCTGACTAAATGATTTAAAGAGAATATTAATGAACAAAAATCATGTTACATCACATATTGAGCATCAAGCTCTCTACTTGATGTAGAAATCAAACTTCTCGAGAAAGCAACTTCTTCTACAATGATCTATGTTCTACTCAGCCAAATGCACCTGAACTGAGATTTCACTATCTAAAATGACAAGACCCAACATTATGGTCTTTCATGAACTTCATATCATCTGGCATGGATCCGTATGCATAACCTAATGGTTTCTTTAATCATTGgatatgaattttaaaaaatacttaaaacaAACATTTTTAGCCGACAGTTGACATTTGCCCCTTTTCATCTTCATAATAGTAACCTTCTCTCTCATTTCATTCATACAACTGTTCTATTCAGTTTCAAGTACTCAAACCTATGAACCTCAAACAATCTATTTAATTGTTTATAGATTCAGGTGTTGCTTTGGTTCAGTAGACAATGATATTCAAATTTAAGTTTTCATTCAAGATATCTTACAAAAGTAGATCCTACAGTCATATACAAAAAATGATGTATGACAACCACAACATGTACCTTAAGACTTGAGTTTTATAATGAGAATGAGAGGATTGGGTGACACGGACATGTTGACAGATTTGTTTTAGCATAAGCAGAATACAATGGAGTCATCACACAATGAAAGAACAGTGACCCATAACAAGTAATTACCACAATCAATTCATTAATTTCATAGGAACTCAAAAAATGTGCTCAATGGGGAAAAAAAGAAAAGGCAATAAGAAAGAGGATGTATCAGCAGCCACCTATCACCTGAATATTATGAACTTGAATAGTCCCACCTCCCAAGCTAAAAAAAAGTACAATTCTAGCAAACAAACTGAACAAACAAGGTAGTTAACATGGGATTGAGGACAACTTATAATTTCATAGTTCAACATGAGAGGAAAGCTGTTGAGTGGACTCTGCAACCTGATGTTAGCTCACTAGGTGTGTGAGGGGCAATTAGACCATGCCAAGATCACAAGCTTCCAGAGCAATAAATCTATAGGAACTAAAATGATTTCGTATCATATCAGGCCTGGTGTGATTTCATATCAGGTCCAAGTTagacctgatatgatttcatatcaagtCCAAGTTAGacatgatatgatttcatataaGGCCCAACGTGGACTTTTTTGCtgattatttgattttatatattagcATCTAtgaaaagctgaaataaataatgaacaccatatttgagctccttgcaatatcagaaattcataggaactgaaatgggtgcaatcggagctccctaggtccatcagtgggttttggccgaaactcacttatggacttagagagctccgattgcatccatttcagttcctatggatttctgatgttgtaaggagtttaaatatgatgtctattatttatttcgacttttcatagatgctaatatataaaatcaaataatcggcaaaaaagcccacgttgggcctaatattaggcccaacgtgggcttttttgccgattatttgattttatatattagcatctatgaaaagtcgaaataaataatagacaccatatttaaactccttgaaacatcagaaatccataggaactgaaatggatgcaatcggagctctctaggtccatcagtgagtttcggtcaaaacccactgatggacctagggagctccgattgcacccatttcagttcctatggatttctgatattACAAGGAGCTCAaatatggtgttcattatttatttcagcttttcatagatgttaatatataaaatcaaagaatcggtaaaAAAAGACATGTTGACCGAAGGGTATTATTCCATAtcggcccaacgtgggcctgatatgattccatatcaggccctaCGTGGACGTTTTGACGATTCTTTcattttacatgttaacatctatCAAAAGCCAAAATGAATAatagacaccatatttgaactccttgctctttcagaaattcatagaaactgaaattggtgcaatcggagctctctaggtctatcagtgggttttgaccgaaacccactaatcgacctagagaactccgattacactcattttagttccagtggatttctaaaattacaaggagttcaaatatgctattcattgtttattttttcttcttcaaatatattaaaatgttattcaaaaattaattaatgttatttattttttttctgcatgctgataaaaaaagaaaagagagagaaacataatggagaaaagaaaaatggTATAAAAAGTCAAATTGTCAAAAAGATAAAATAGGAAGTGTACTTAAAAAGGTAAATATCAAAATAGGGTACATGTTTTGGTAAATTCAGATCTCTACATGCgtcctttggtaaattgccgtttttaatatattaatattttttattgtttaaaaATTCATGTAAACATATTAGGCAATGTATTATAAAAAAGTGCTGCTATTGGTGATTTATAAATAACCTACTCGGTCGAACCAATGGGACGATAATAAGACTCCGTCTCATGTGCGTGCCCGGCTCCCGGTAAAACCCCGACGCGCAGCTTCCCCTTCTTCGATTCCAAGTTTCCCCTTTCTGAATTTTCTCCCCTCGATCCTCCCTCGAGCTTTAACCCTCGCTCCATCCTCTTAATGGCGGCGAAGAAGCCCCAGCGATCTCTACAGGAGATCGAGGACATCCTCCTCCGTAAGATCTTCCTCGTCGCTCTTCAAGAGCCCGCTCAGAATGACCCTAGAATCATCTTTCTGGAGCTCACGGCAGCCGAGATCCTTAGCGAGGGCAAATTTCTCGCCCTTTCCCGAGATACGATGGAGAGGGTCCTCATCGACCGGCTCTCTGGAGACTTCCCCTCCGCCGAACCTCCCTTCCGCTATTTGGTAGGCTGCTACCGCCGCGCCTGTGATGAGTTGAAAAAGGTTGCTTCGATGAAGGACGCCTCTGTTAGATCGGAGATTGAGTCCACCATTAAGCAAGCGCGGAAGATGGCCATCTCTTATTGTAGGATCCAAACAGGGAACCCGGATATGTTTATGATGTCTGGGCAGTCCGGTTTTTCAGCGACGTCTGATCTGATGTTGATGATCTTCTCGGAGGTCTCAACCCCGATGGATGGGTTTGGAGGTGATAGTTTGGGCAGTGGATTCGATTGCCCTCCAGGTTTTATTGACGAATTCTTCAGGGATGGCGACGATGACAGTTTGGAACTGGTTTTGAAGGATTTGTTTGAGAAACTGAAGCAGAGTGTGGGCAGAGTCTCAGCATTAGGGAACTTCCAGCAGCCGCTGAGAGCACTGCTGCTATTGGTTAAATATCCTAGTTGTGCCAAAGCTTTGGTGAATCACCCACGATGGATACCTAAAGAGACTTACTTGTTGATTGGGGAAGGGAGGGTAATTGAGATAGAAAGCATTTTAGGAGCTTTTCTCCATGTCAGTGCATTGCCTGATTTTAAGGAATTTAAGAGTACACCAGATGTCGGGTTAGTCAAATCTTTGAACTTTTCACATACATGTTTGTAATAGAAGCACATTGGtggattttcttcttccttcttaattAGATTCATGTTAATTATACAATCTGAATATCAGGTGGACATTACCCTAACAACATTTAGGGGAAAAGGATATGTATTTTATGAGATACTAATTCCAATTGTTTCCTTTTTTTGGATATATTTACTTGTTTTGCACTTTTACTTGCATCTTGGGCCTTTTCTTTAAATTCACTGCATAAAATTGAACTTCTTAGGTCATTCCTTTATTGCTATATTGTGTTCTGTATTTGTTGGGGATGGCGCATTTCTGGTACATTGATATCTTTGCCTGATATGATTATAGTTGTGGTCTATGCCATGTTCTGAAAATTAGTGCATGTTGTACAAAGGGATGCTTAAGTTTCTCTTTCCTATTATATTGTTTAGTGCTTGtgttagtattttatttttatttgttttttattcAAATGTAACCTGCCTTTATCATTTTTGAGCTTTTTCACTTTCCAACTTTAGAAGTTGTTTGTGATCGTTTGTGCTTGCAAGCTTTTCCTAGAAAAATTGTGACTGCTATCTTATGTTCAGTGTTAAGCAGGAAGCATTTTCTGGTATGTTTGCTTAGCATTTGTCTGAGTGTTTCACTATAATCTTTAACTAACTTTCTTGTTTAATGTTTTAGTTTTATAGATAAATAAACCTCTTCATCTCTAATGAGATTCTTTTAAATATCACAGACAACAATGTTTCTCGGAAGTGTCTAATCGTCGGCCTGCTGATTTGTTGTCATCCTTCACAACAATCAAGACAGTCATGAATATTTTGTATGATGGTCTTGGGGAGGTGTTCCTCATCTTACTAAAGAATATAGATACACGAGAAAGAGTTTTAGAATATCTTGCAGAAGTGATTAAGAAAAATTCAGCAAGGTCTCGCATGCAGGTAATCTTTCTGAATTAATATTCAACTCTTCTCCATGTCTCTCTTCTGTTGCTTTTTTTTTGTACGTTTATTATTTTTAACAGGTAGTGATTTGCCAATCATGTTACAGGTGGATCCATTGTCATCTGCCAGCTCTGGCATGTTTGTGAACCTTAGTTCCGTAATGATTCGCCTTTGTGAACCTTTTCTGGATGGTGCTGTAACAAAGAGAGACAAAATTAATccaaaatatttatttcataatACCCGTTTAGATTTCACGTGAGTCCAAGAACATTGACTGTGATAGTTGATTTACCTATATCTTGCATCTAATTATTGTACTTGGTTTTGTGCTTAGACAACTGACAGCCCTGTGTGCATCATCTGAAGAAGTATCAGCATGGTTAGAGAATGAAAGTTCCTGGAAGAATAATCATgatatcgatgctcaagaaggcACAAGCACTGTCAATGATAGTGATAATTCCATTCTCAAGCTGAAACCATTGCAGAGTTATGCAAGAAAGGAGAAATATTCTTTTATCTGCGAGTGTTTCTTTATGACTGCAAGGGTACTTAACTTGGGACTGATGAAAGCAATATCAGACTTCAAACACCTTGCTCAGGTTTGTCTTagaatactttattttttttttctatccatGTTACTAGTAATCCTAGTTTGATTGTTGACGTCTTTACCAAATATACCTTAGTTGGATCTATGTGGTTACACTTCCCAGTGGCTTCAGACTTGTACATGTGTAGATGTTTCTATTTAGGCTTGCAATCTGTTTGAATTATCTTTTTTTAAGTGCAAATGTTCAATTGGCAATCATTGGTTTCTCTAGACGTTGGACAAGCTTATGAAAAAAAGTGCCGCGCTTGCATAAGTGCTTTTATAACTATCTGCAAGAAATTGAATGTATTTAGTTTCTTGCTATGTCAAGTATTGCAATCTGTTATGTTGTTGTTGATTTTGATTGGAATTTTGATAATGCATTTTGTTAAATTTGATATAATGACTACTTATCCAAAAAGTTTAAGCTATTAGGTGAGAtccaatttataaatttatatccTTGCTCCCTCACGTGAGCTTGGATTTTATTagccatatataaatatataataatgtacaaaattgaccTTTACTCAAAATACTTTGTTTTATTGAGATAATAATTGCCTCAACAAGTCTTAGATTCTTTTAAGATATATAAATAAGGTTTTAAAATACATGTCAAGATGAATTATGATAATGTTGTTATTTTTTAGCTTGTCCATACAAGGTAATGTAAAGCATCATATCATTGTAGATGGAAaataaagtttgaatttaaatatatagttgtcttattttttttctttatctcctTCCGCCTTTAGTTCGCCATTGACATTATACATTGGAGCATTAGGAAACATCAAGGGTCTCAAACATCAACAATGCTCAAGAGACACTTAAACCTTACAAGGGTCTCAAATTCTCTATAATAATCACTTAAACCTTGCACACATGACGCATTTATTAGAAACACAAAATAAATCTAAAAGCCATTGTGAGTCACATAAGAACAAGTAGTTGAACTCCATCACTTGGTGCATGATTGCACCAAGAGAGAAGATGAggataaatttcttttttttttacttcatcaAGAGAGAAGATGGGTTCAACCTCTTCATAAGAACAAGTAGTTGAACTCAATCGCTTGGTGGCTTGCGCTTTATTCTCTAATGTTTATATTTGCAAGCTTCTTGACCACTAATCTTTAATGATTGAATTCGTGGGTGAAGGCCTAGGATACACTTGAGTAGATTCACTAAATATGATGTTGGATGACTCTTCAATCTTAAGTGACCGCTTACTATTAACATGATAAACCTTACTTGATAAAAAGTATCCAACAAAATTGTCTTCATCTTTTTTTTAGTAAAACTATTCATAGATAGTCCTTGGTATTTAGGATGTGTGCCTTGCAACAAATGTGCTGACCTGGAGTACTTATAAAGGTACTCTCCCATATCAAAGCTCATAAGGAGGTTTTACTAAAATACAACATAAATAAACCCCTTTTATACGTGGTATGAAATGTTTTGATCCAAAAATAATGAACACTCATTTAGTATAGATCAGGTCATCCCTTGGAGCACATGATTATTCATTTTCATAACACCATGTTCTTGTAGTAGAAAATTCAAGCAACTATTGATTGTTTTTACAAAGGTTTTGAAATCAAAGGGCTATGGTTTGAAATTTTCTATAATGTTGTGTGAAATAGTTGAAACGTGTTAGGTTGATTAATTACCAAAACTCGATATTACAATATCTCCTATGTCTTTGTGTCAATCATATTAATGAGTATTATTTCATGCCAACACTTGATACCTCATAGCATACTAAAACATAGGTGAATTTTTGGAAAATAAAGTTCAAACCTAATAATATAATTGTCGTATTTATTTATTACTTTATTTCCTTTCTTATTCCATTTCCAATTTGTCACTGACACATAAATTGAAACGTTGACACGATACAATAATAATATCATTCTAGTCAAAACCGATACATCATTCTAGTCAAAGAGCGAAACATGAGTAATTTGAACCTTACAAGGGCCTTAAAGATCACTTAACCCGTGTGTTGGGGATTGGATGACTGAACTAGAGAGACGAGGGAGGATAGCGATTGCACACTTGCAAGTGTGATTATAATAGACTCTTGTTGATGATATCAAGGTCACAAGCAAACCATAAGCAACACAAAGCATAACATAAACAATCACACTTACCAAAATTACAAACACATTTATTTAACATGGTTCAACAGTCTCTAGGCTCTTATTCCACAACCTATGATTCATGCGGTGGATCACTCGTGAAAAGCCACCACTATTCTTTCTCCTTTTCAGTCAACTAtcagaggtggagaaacttctTACAAACTCATAAAATTACAAAAAGTGCAAGAAGGAGGAGCACAAGAGAAGATAGAAGGCTTCtattaggtttaaccaacactATTTTGCTAGCTTTCAATGTCTCCAACGAGTCTCTTTTTATAGCCCTCAAATCCTTTGTTGTAAGTATTTTTGTCGCCCAACTGTCATCTACTCcttcatcagtcgattggtccttGTCATTCGTCTATTATCACACAATGACATTTTTTTCTTTCCATGCGGGCCATTGGTCTAGTCGACTAAGCCATGAACTGATTCTTTTCACTGGTCCTTGAACCTAGTCAACTACTTAGTTGACTAATCCATCAATCTATTGGAATTCAACACTAGTTTTGTCGCTCACCCCCACATACCTTGAATTTATTTGAGATATTAGGTTCCTTGGTCAACAATCGACTATTGCCCATTACCAGTCAATTATTGACCTTGATTATGACCAATTTTAAGGTTGAGTTTGCCTATGTTAACTTCTACCCTTGTCCCTTATTATAAGTCACTCAACACTCGTTCCCTTAGGTCACTCAATCCCTTGTATGTGCATGAGCCCACTACTTGCTATCCTTCACCCCTTCACCTAGGGCCTCTGTCGCCACTAGTTGATGTCCTCGCTACCTCGATGCTCCTCATCTTGCAGTCTCGTGGTTTGTCTCATGCAATCTTTTTCA
Coding sequences:
- the LOC122045623 gene encoding probable ubiquitin conjugation factor E4 isoform X2; translation: MAAKKPQRSLQEIEDILLRKIFLVALQEPAQNDPRIIFLELTAAEILSEGKFLALSRDTMERVLIDRLSGDFPSAEPPFRYLVGCYRRACDELKKVASMKDASVRSEIESTIKQARKMAISYCRIQTGNPDMFMMSGQSGFSATSDLMLMIFSEVSTPMDGFGGDSLGSGFDCPPGFIDEFFRDGDDDSLELVLKDLFEKLKQSVGRVSALGNFQQPLRALLLLVKYPSCAKALVNHPRWIPKETYLLIGEGRVIEIESILGAFLHVSALPDFKEFKSTPDVGQQCFSEVSNRRPADLLSSFTTIKTVMNILYDGLGEVFLILLKNIDTRERVLEYLAEVIKKNSARSRMQVDPLSSASSGMFVNLSSVMIRLCEPFLDGAVTKRDKINPKYLFHNTRLDFTQLTALCASSEEVSAWLENESSWKNNHDIDAQEGTSTVNDSDNSILKLKPLQSYARKEKYSFICECFFMTARVLNLGLMKAISDFKHLAQTLGRYEEELSTFKAMREQGASPQLEADIKRLEKAIEILSQDKLCYEAQLLRDGTLLQRALTFCRLVIIWLVDLVGGFKMPLPSSCPMEFACVPEHFVDDAMDLLILTSRIPKALEGFVLDDFLNFIIMFMASPSYVKNPYLRAKMVEVLNCWIPQRSGFSATAALFEGHQLSLDYLVRNLLKLYVDIEFTGSHTQFFDKFNIRHNIAELLEYLWNVPSHRNAWRQIAREEEKGVYLNFLNFLINDSIYLLDESLNIILELKEIEAEMTNSAEWERRPAQEREERTRLFHSRENIVRFDMKLANEDVGMLAFTSEQIPAPFLLPEMVERVASMLNYFLLQLAGPQRRSLNVKDPEKYEFRPRQLLKQIAEIYVHIARGDKENVFPAAISKDGRSYNEKFADVL